Part of the Uloborus diversus isolate 005 chromosome 2, Udiv.v.3.1, whole genome shotgun sequence genome, taacaggccagacaactcctctcccccccccgcttcgttacgccaccagtcgtcgatctttgaacttggcgcgaaactttgaaagcagtgcagtttgcAGGCACACAGTAGTGCTGCTttctctggttgaaatagatgaaataggaaatatgtaacttcggaatatatatatatatatatatatatatatatatatatatatatatatatatataataataagtcttgtaagtgtctgagtgtctgctgagtgaaagggagtcagcgatttgcgctaccgaacaacctgcatgagaagaaaaaaatcgggcgcctcatggaataaattttaaagttcggaggtaagtacttttctcagataaataaattaacattttatgcttcatgcagttaaggttacttaacttttcctccattacacaaacaattgtcagtttcctttctgatatctttgtctgtaatttgtaatttcagcatactgctttaatatttgaaacggttaacttgcaactttttatttctttattttttcaaccttgtacacgcatttattcgaaatggattttccaagctgacaatatacatgtgtcaaaattttccgcgaatatacttgttgctatcagaagcaacgtaacttggtgttgatattcagttaatatgtaaacaagtttattgaaacaggcttttaactgaactaatcttatattttcggtttcgattaaattgtttcatacgctaacatgtgttattttgatcaaaaaacattccttgatgagcttccgtagttctgaggtaagaagattagctttgaacgctggaggtggtgggttcgatactcaaacattttcccccaactacgtccctgcaatgttattcaaacaagctggttctgtgcgcaaatttaaaaaaatgttttttttttttgcactcccCAACAACACAATGACATCCTTAGGGACTCCTGCGGATATCATCTTCAGGATAATCTGACATCCGCTGGCAGTCCAATAATGCTCCTACACCTGTCTTAACTTTGTCAAAAAGTACACTCCTGATGTCATCCACAAGACATCCTGCATCTGACACTTGTTGGATAATATTAAGACAATTCTAGGATGCACGGAAACACATCTTGGTCCGAAAACTAGCCTTAGGACGTCTTTCGGACAACTGTCATCCAAAATAGATCCTAAAGGTATCCAATAGTACAGTTTCTGGATGACAATTGATCCGAAAACTCTCCTACCAATACCTTAATACAGCTTCTGGATGATCCGGAAATGATCCTATTGGTATCTTATAATACGTTTTCTGGATGATCGATTTCATCCTTATCCAGAAACGATCTTAATGGTATCCTATAACACACTTTCTAGACGGCTCTTGATCCAGAAACGCTCCTACTGATATCTTTACAATAAAGCTTTCTGGATAGATAATCCAGAAACTTAACCTATACATGTCTTATAAGTCTCTGGATAATAGTTTTCATCCGAAAACTATCCTAGTTATCTTTTGATGGAGCCTCTTCATCtttctcataatttaaaaaaaaaatgcacaaccGCATACATAACACTTCAATGAATAAaaccaaaccatttttttaaagttcttggcAAAATAGGGTTGAATTTGGATtaactatatttttcattttactaatttttatgtGTAGAAACACACTGAATTTTTACTTCCGGTGGAGAATCATCAGCGTAAAACCATGTAGATAACATAATCGATTTTTCTATTCAAATAtagctttttaacatttcaaaattacTAGTGCACACgagtaaaaaaaatagaacttgTTCAGTTAAAATCAATCGAAGTCGAGTTTTAAACGGACTTCAGATCGAGTAAAGTTAAATAGCCTCCAACTTTCTTTCTCACTCACTATATTTCAACTGCACAATTTTGCCTTAgcaatacaaataaagaaaatttgtaCTCAAAACAAAacagattatatatatattggaaaaaaaatgagtagattagtataaaaaaaatatcttccacatgtctgaaatttttttttatcactatgCCTGCCCACCAttctaaagatttaaaattaaaaaaaaaaatgattttttttaaaaataaatttgctgcTATTATAGcgaatgcatttttgaaatttaagagtTATTTTCCCTCATTGCAACAAAGTTTCAGAAGATGAAATTCACTtaatgaaaaagtatttaaaagtgctCACTTTAAGTTGGGTGTAATCTTTAAATAGTGTGTAaacatttacttaaaaatgcTGATTCTTTTAATCATGAACCTTGTTTGAAAGAAAAGATAGAACGCAacaagtacagaaaatattttttattaaaacaatagGTAACCAATCTAAAACAACAAGAGGGAGGGGCATCTTGCATTGGGGGGAGTAAATTAACAAGAGGGAGGGGCATCTTGCATTGGGGGgagtttttttttgtactgtccGAACTTTCTGTAGTCGGCACGATCCTTTGCATGGCGTAGCcaatttttcataacattttccACATCTGCTCTTGTAGTTTGGCCACTTTCTTTAAGAACAgcttctaaaaaaagaaattgtacatTTATAATTCTAATAAATATGTTCTAAGTAAATCAGATAATAAACCAGGGGTTGGAGTGGcgataaaattttaggacaaatAACTTATAAgtcttttttaaacttaaacgtAACTTACAAGTTTGATTTTTGTATAGGAtgataaaacttttcaaatttattcttgaAATGTACAATGAAatgcattcaattttttattcttcaacaCAGTGACGCATTATGAAGTAGTAGTATTACAACATATCAATAGGATAAATGtatgtccaattgcttctttGCTTGCCTTGTTTCATCAAAGCGAATaacaaagaacgaaaaaatatccTTAGTAAGGAGGGATTTAAAGTAAGGTGCAAGAGTCCAAAACTTATTATGCacttaacttttatcagataatttaatactttttgctgtCTCAGAATCAAAAATATCActgtaaattacagataaatcaTGTAAAGATTAAAATGAATATATATGTATTCAAAAGTAAAACTAAGAAACCCTCCgcttttgacattttatttttgagtaaatttggaataaaagctttggattgcttcatcaTAATAAATTTGTTTCCAGTAGAAGACCAAGAACAAGGAATTAAAAACgcagcttgatttttcaagctacttgtcaacctcttatgtctcACAACATCAGCATGGGACAATACCTGTGAAAACCCTTAattatcaatattggaaagataATGTACAAACAGAACAAAAGGCTTTGAATTTATCTTTTTCTGCACGCCCCATATGCTGATCTTGCATCCATTTCTGACTGCTTCTTCAAaccacaaggaagagaatttcgttttCCCCCATgccattttaataaaacattcctatttacatttttaaagctaaaCGTTAGTgcctatgtacaagaaatattccaacttcactgaacagaaacacaaagcaaactgactctttGTAGCGTAAGAACAAACTAATGCTCAAACTGCACATAAGATaagcactataaaaaaaaattccttcccACCTGGggacaaataattttaatttggtgaaaataaattttttgaacaagTATCTATATTTGGGTTCTAACTCAACACATTGTATTTCAATTAGCTATGATacctttcacccccccccccctcctgcccctggttcacatatttttaaaaggggaaaaatcaaaaacatcacAACATAATGCTTAACCTTAAAACTCCTTCTCTGcaaaagcacaactttttaatttctttattattttatttgcaaaattttgttgcaGAAGAGAATGAATAAAACAAACAGCTTTTTATTGAGAATGTGTTTTGGTTAACtgcatgctcccccccccccgaccccccagaaaaaaagcagcagcaaacttatttctttttttagagaaaatttcttatagtctacaaagtttattttattgtaaaatataggcatattatgaaaagttccatttttaggttaaatattattttcctgcgtaaatagcaaataaataatgaaaactttaGGAATTTTTAGGACAACTCCTACCCCTCTAAATAAACAATTATACAGGATGCATGTCAGCGTAGGCGTAATAGAAACAGGGAGTTGAATGCCTAGTCTTCTGTGCATTAtcacttatatttttaatgccttCCAATAAggaataataaattcaaaattaaaggaTTTTGAGCTAACTTTGTGTTTGTGTGAAAGAAAATTAGCAAATTCAGGAGTTGAAATAttattcgcccccccccccagcactATTATTAACATTATTCAACACAAAGAAAAATGCAGCAGTAACGATCCCTCAAAACTATTGAAGTAATAAAGAACACAATACGCAATATAAAGGCACTTGTCACTTAAGACAatcattcaaattaaaactgtactatatttaaaaaaaatctacatttatgGAGAAAATGCAGGCTAAAATgctaattaattgaaaaagtaaTGCAGAGAGTTTttatcatgctttttttttacaggtaattataaaaaaaaaaaaagaaaaatgatgtctCTGGAGTTAGTCTTGTAGTTTAAAACTCTGGAAGACCAGAAACATATCCATAAACTAACTGAAGTACTTGGGCCTGAGTAATTTTACAATACACaactgaaattttgaatgatCCAGAGTTTAAGCCGTCTCAGTCTAACAGTAAGAAGCGCATGGAAAAAACAGACGCTCAAATTTAGAAGAGgggcaatatttttttatacactaAATCTGTTAAATAAATTTGAGGAAAGTGATAGGGTAGCTTAATACACTTTAACACCTCACcgaattgttttaatttcaatCAAAGTGATAATGCTGGATCAGATAACAATTTATAGACAGAATTTATAGCAATGTTATGAAAATAAATCAACTATAAACTGAAAAACTACTAACCAATAACAAGGTCAGCGATTTTCAGActcataaattttctttttcctccttTGCTGCCAGTCCACGAAAACAGTTCTGCAGTTTCATCTGTGAATAAATGTTTCAGAATCCTCCTGGTATGATCCTGGAAGCAACTGCCCCCAAAATTCTTGCACTTGTTAAGCTGTAAAAAAGAGTACTTATATAAAAATGGCTTGTTTTAAGTAATGTGCAGAAATTAGAATTTCACAAATGCTGAGCAAACAGCTTTTTGTACTTGACACTTTAAACCAGAATTAATTCAACaattaataaaatgcttattAACAATATATTCTATCGGAAGTTACATTAGGTtacaaaaacttgttttaaaataacCTATATAAATATACTGCATTAAACATTCTTCAAATATGTCTAGCcttgaaacattttgattttgaattatattttatttaatagttataggtacaatatttcagttttttaaatagatACATTAATCTGTCAACACATTTAACCTATTTTGTATTCATTGATCAAGATCAACAATAAACCAGACCTGTAAAACAAGCAGGTAATAATTGTCAACACATAAATTGAAGCtatatttcaatgaatttttttgtgAGTAAATCAAAACATGGGGAAGGCGTCCAGTCCATTAAGAGCACATCCACCCTATATTtacattataaataattaaaataaaaaaatttgtacCAGATTAGTGGATTAAAGTAAAACACTTTCTGGATTAATACTTGAAATGCATGTAGAGAATTACGACATGTTATATGCATTTAATGCTGAAACTCAACATACAGAGCAGATGAAGCTCCGGCTATTAGTTGACTGAAGCTTTTAACCATCTCTGGAAAAAATGACTcattttttgagcagaattcaTATCAGAACTTCATATTTTACAAGAGATActatggaaatatttttaaaaaaatatgcttgatGATTCAAGATTTTACTATGAATATTCAAATTTAGAGGCTCTTAACAATCAATTATCTTCTAAAATTGAATACTAAATTTGAAACACAGTAAAACCAAAAGTgtggatttccccccccccccctccccccgaaaagcCCAGGCTTCCTTAATTCTGCTGCCCTTGTTCAAGACTATACATGTAAAGCTCAAAATAGCCTCTAACACTGCTCTTGCCTATGTATAACATTAGAAACACTTACTCGCAAAAATCGTTTTGAGTTTTGGATCTTTATGGAAGCCCCAAACAATCAATAATATTCCAAACACTTTCATAAGTAGAGTCAAATACATGTCATAattgcaagaaataaaataatcatgTTTAGTGGTATACAATAaagttttacttaatttttagctCAGATTTTGCTAACAAGTCTCCCAATAGCCAATTCCTTATCATGACCTATTTTTCCATGGTAGTGCATTGACAAATCATTATACTTTTGTCGAAAAATTAAGCTTACCAAGTAGTTTTTGTTGCTCTCTTCTTCTAGCAACCTCTCTAGATTTTGAACACCTTCAAAATCTTCCAGAGGAAGTTTAACATCTATGTTTGTCACAGCTACAGAAGATTGATCTGAAATACAAGATCatataaaatttacaaacaacctaactcatatgtgtgtgtgtgcatacatTTAACTAGTAAAGCCAGAATTTACAaacacaaatgtgacgaccagaaGCAAGCTCTGGGCCCAGGTAGGCCTGTTCTCATTAATTTATTAGTCACTAATGAAAATCAATGGCCCTTctttaagctatctacccccttgctcattacagccTCTTCCAATAAGCTGTTCCAATGCTACCCCACTAAaggaacaatttttttctaattttaagatgAGCCCAAAATTTTGATGGCTAAAACAATGACCTCGTCTAGCTTTCCGTTCAAAAATTTAACcaattaacatctttcattttgataaatttaaacaactgaatcatgtcccctttgaCCCTCCTTTGTTCCAGGCTATACATGCTGCGCCTTTAAAGTTTAGAATCAATCTATGTTTAAAAGTCTTTTTACTAGCCTAGTAGAGAGCCTTTGAacattttcttgaaaagaaaTTTCTTGAGGTATGGAAATTgagcagcatactccaaatgaacTCTGATCAAACCTCTATATAAAGACAGAAGAACCctcatatgtttgaaataaatctattGATAAACACTAACATTCTATTAGCTTTGTTACTTGCCATACTGCAATCCTGCCCTAAACTTGAAGTAATGATCTACaacacccagatcaataacattttctgcctgattaatGACTGATACGCTTATTTTAATGACCTAAATGTAGCTGTTGGCATTTCTCCATTAACTGCCACCACTTATCTGCCCATGGGCGCCCAtacacaaaattttaagggggggggggggctcaaactttccccatggtttagcagaacattttccccatggaaactgatttcagtacagattagatattaaaatttgacatttttaataacttattcattaatagctggaaaatatttttttttttacatttttgcaaagaaaaaaagcactaaaagcaaggaagttcatatttctaaggggggagggcttgagcccccacttgcccctctatatgggtgcccttgtatTTGCCTACttatatgatctaaatcctcttgcagttttatttgttcatttttaacaaGCCCCATTACTTGACCTCCATTACATCAATAACAAAACatgttttcagaaatattttcatgaatatcattaataaaaataccttctgtatatatatatatatatatatatatatatatatatatatatatatatatatatatatatatatatatatatatatataacatgcaATTAATTGATCTGGATATCCACAGTTGGAACAAACATAACTagtcagcattgtgaaggctacctATATCTTAATTGCAGCATTATGACACCCCCAATCATAGTTCATTTCAAAAGTAAATGTTTAGCAGTTTtgtattatataaataaataataaagtactacTTCTCTCAAATTAATTTATAGCATTATGATAGCACAAAATGGTAAAAATCTTAATGACACTTACTCCTACTGTTGTTTGACTGCTCAACGAGCAAGTCCAATGTCGCTTTAATCTCTTTTACTTCCATCCTTAGCAGATGGAAACTCCTCAGCAGCTTCTGGAAAAGatctgaaataaatattaattatgaaaataaatacttaaatcaACAAAGTTTACTACGCAATCCAAATCAAATTTGAAAGGGATAAGACCATTTtgtattgttaaaataaatttttcatacttTGTTCACTGCTGGAGATCTGCATAGCAGGCGACTGATGAAGCGCATTCTGGCTTGTAGTTGGCGTTGCAGGAGCCATAACAAGTGGCGAACTTTGGCTTGAAGTCCGTGGCAGATGTACCGGTGCACCTGGTTGCACCGGTGCCTCGGGCAACATATTTACAATGTTTGAGGAGGGTCTTTTGGTGAGCAACTCATCATCCGATTCAGAGGACGAGTCGTGAGTTCTGGCCCACCTTTTCCTCTTTCCCCTGCCACACTGCTCCGAATCTGTAGTGGAGAAGTAGACCTTCTCCACATCACTAGCGCCCTCAgccttttttatcttttttctggCATGTtcaaaactttctgaaaaaataaaaataaaatatgcttaccCACAATGAGAAGTTTTTGATTCTTTGCACATAATTCAGAAACACTTTTGAGAAACTCAGAACTTTCTATtgggatattttaaaatttcaagctaaTTTTCAAGGTTCACAGTGTGCTTTTGATTgatggaaatgaccccattactAGTTCACCGCTTTCTGATTTTGAagttatttcattcactgaaaactaaccctatcaaaaatatttgcatcaaTGTGATAGTAGACAGTCAACTATCATTATTTTGATGCTTTGTACATTTAACTGCCCAATATAAAAAGCATTCTCTGTTGACTACTCATTTCATTatgctttgttttattttgaaaagttgacaTGTAATATTTTCAGTAGTACCAAGACTTAGCTCGATAAACATAGTAGTTAAAATTCAAGggatcaaaatatataaaattttaggagtttgaattttgCAACTAAGCATTAATCTGTCAGGTCGGCGAGAGCTAAGACCCAGCACACTTTCCCTAAAAGATGACACTTTCCCTAATAGATTCCaagcacgccccccccccccaagtttccgactaggcagtcCAGGGCTCTTGTGGGCCCTGCAGTTacccagggtggcgacaggaactgtgaagaaaagttccctgacttttccctgattaagttcaccaaatttccctgatttacgttaccaacgataatggttttctttcttggttctacttgaaatccattgtatgtttgcatcaaatgcagtattttaagcgttttaagttgtgtaaagttgttgaactaaaaatatattttgaaaagatgctacttttttaataaaatggttaaaaaaaaccataccaagtcaatttttttggaaaaaaaaacccctacaaaacagtatattaaatttttctacatggaaagataatagaaaatttataaaaaaaattttacttccaGAAaacacttagcataagaattttaagaaaccattaaaatcactcttaaaaacatatgtgtatttacgATAAAActcaaaagtaattgaaattattttgaacaaaattttcaaacagtataataattgttgcaagaataacaagtaatagtgaacaaatagaagtaatgtagttattcttatataactaattgacatatttatgtaaaacagatgaaaccatttgacatccattcataggaagcttttctctaatcaaaaacatatgttttaatgaatgaatacagcattttaacaataaaaaaaataaagatatttacttaagtacacaagttaactctatttcaaatgatttaagtatgtaacgaaaaaaaaacttagattatttttgtaacaaacaactttgaaatgcaagaaaagaaacagaaaaaaaaatcaattagttaatttaaaaatatataaaagaagaatacaactagATTATGAaacaaaagaatcatttaagcctgaagaaaagaaaacctttataatctgaggcgataacaaatagtataacggcaaaaaactaagtttttttattgaaagttcaattttagcaattgaattaaaaacgcgaagaagtaataacttttaagcttttataagtattaattcaaaaaccaaagatttcttcttgaaattgtgattacagtatgctaattatttcgagataatggaataaaggaaaaggagctaaggcattaatgaaggcttcctctttgcctgtatggttatttattttacgtagcattgaaagcgtggaaggaaatttcaagctaggtaaaataaacaaacacagaagcaatcttaggaagttcatcctgtggttaatacgtaagattcaatactttgacattgaggaaaaaagatgcacaaatatgcggcagtgtataatcgcatttcattaattttactttttttttcaacagaattggcggaaaatgcgtagggaattagagtacttaattttataaagcaaaaaaaaaatttttttttcttcataaaatcaattttccctgattttttgttattttttcgaaattccctgatatttccctgattaaaaaagttccctgacttttccctgatctccctgatctgtcgccaccctgttaccAAGAGAGAAAAGTCTCTCAGTTACTGAATCCCAATATCGTCATAAATTGTGACCTGCCCCATCACTACCCTTGCAATAAAGGGAAACTCTATCATCGATAGGCAACCGAAACGAAACACTGATCTACTTTCCAAGTTGCATGAAAACTAAGAtcaatcttggggggggggggggctgactcTCCCCCACTTTGCACGATGGGTCCTGTTaaatgccgaaaaaaaaaatgttatcttcttcaaaattttaaaaagttgcaccaagttttctctgtaaatccatggtaatttttgtggacctttgtcaagaacaaaaggcaaaattcctcgtaaaaatttaaaaaatgtgacctttcagagacaatctttttttttttttaaactgtccaagtctgatttaacaaacttttcgggcttttctattattatttagcgatttctataaatgcagcataaagaaaacaaagcttttaaagattaatatttcaaaaaaaaaaaaaaaaaaaaaaaaaaaaactgcattatatTGACAACTTTTGAACGTAGATTCaatagccaaaaagaagacatttctaaattatgttgcgataaatttaccgaagtttccgcAGTTAAAAAGGTGTACCCTTGTTATAACGAAATCATTTCAGATCAAAACTTGAAATCGAAGCAAAAATGCCCTCATCTCATTTCTCTACAatggttttgtttgcttttctgaTTCCTTTGTGTtgtcaatgcctgaaggcacttgaggggtgtatttcgaacaatgaaagacattcctcACTGACTCCTCTGATGAATACTATCTTCCCCCTTCCACACAAATTTCTGGTTCAGCGGTCCCCTATTCTGGATGTCACAtaaatcctgtcagttgtaaaTCTAGTTTGTGGCTAAAACGTACAACTGAGCAGgatgctttcgtcacaaccagggtgcaacattttgTGCTATCTATTGGGTAAAGGGAGTTTTTTTCCTACACAGAAACACCCTTAAATATACAGAGATATAGATATGTATGCACATACAATATATCgaaaattatataattaaaaaattagcttactgaaacagggttggcaaaaacccgggtttttttaaaaaagcccatagacccagggttttttgggttttttttaaaaaaaaaacccaactaaagctgggttttttaaaaagaaatgtgggttttttgtctttttttaagggaaaatgtggggtacttgtagcatattgtagtgtaagtatatggacaaagcaaaaaaatcgtcttggagtaaaaaaagctgggaaattcagcgttttctgaagaaaagtaaaaaagacgataaaacccaagaatggtgaagtttcagattttttagtttccatgattgccAACAGTTAAgaaaaagttacttctcgagttataaaatctattgttcgtttgtaattactacatttttttttttgcattttactttattgtatttcattttgttacgcaaaactactgtagaacctcaaatagtttaaatccctttttactaaatttcagcttaatcaaaacatttctttgaattttatgttacctgtttttctatttctgtgtacagagtaagaaatattgaactttttcgtaagataatgaaaatactgtacatcctattctgtttcctgtccgaccgtttgtgaaacctgttaatttctaaaaaatataccttgtttatttgagatttgtgacttGTTGGTTGGCAGAAAATTGGTTTGCtttaattcacatgaaagccttttagctagagtagtttcctctgtacaatctacaaatattgagaaaatcagacatgacaggacttagtcaagataatttgagttatttattgaccagttaaagaaaaaagttaaaaatatttatttaaaatctttgaagtattttttaatgctgttaagagttaaaaaatactattaaagttcaaaattcattttttatgtccattggctgtggtgaagaacaaataaaaaagaagtttaaattgttaaagtatttaaattaattaatttttttaaaaacttctcggaaaattttaaaaaacccaaaagtgggctcaataatgggttttttttaaatgggtttttttcaaaaaaacccattgggtccaatccggccaaccctgtacTGAAACATTATTTATGAATGACTAAAACTAAGGGTTTTTTCAAACTTACCTTTGCTGA contains:
- the LOC129216198 gene encoding uncharacterized protein LOC129216198 isoform X1, giving the protein MVWYQNDLIQKICWNLIIPRGHHDESFEHARKKIKKAEGASDVEKVYFSTTDSEQCGRGKRKRWARTHDSSSESDDELLTKRPSSNIVNMLPEAPVQPGAPVHLPRTSSQSSPLVMAPATPTTSQNALHQSPAMQISSSEQNLFQKLLRSFHLLRMEVKEIKATLDLLVEQSNNSRNQSSVAVTNIDVKLPLEDFEGVQNLERLLEEESNKNYLLNKCKNFGGSCFQDHTRRILKHLFTDETAELFSWTGSKGGKRKFMSLKIADLVIEAVLKESGQTTRADVENVMKNWLRHAKDRADYRKFGQYKKKLPPMQDAPPSC
- the LOC129216198 gene encoding uncharacterized protein LOC129216198 isoform X2, which codes for MLPEAPVQPGAPVHLPRTSSQSSPLVMAPATPTTSQNALHQSPAMQISSSEQNLFQKLLRSFHLLRMEVKEIKATLDLLVEQSNNSRNQSSVAVTNIDVKLPLEDFEGVQNLERLLEEESNKNYLLNKCKNFGGSCFQDHTRRILKHLFTDETAELFSWTGSKGGKRKFMSLKIADLVIEAVLKESGQTTRADVENVMKNWLRHAKDRADYRKFGQYKKKLPPMQDAPPSC